In Paroedura picta isolate Pp20150507F chromosome 15, Ppicta_v3.0, whole genome shotgun sequence, the genomic window AGGGTGAACCGGCTTTGCATCCTCCTTTCTAGTTTCCGTGTTGTTCTATTTTcagacatgttttgttttttgttggttttgaGCCTTGCTcatcccttcttctttttcttccctttccctgtaGGGAGCACACAAGAGGCAAAAGGTCTGAACAGGCCGAGGAATCAGTAAGTCCATCAATGGCTGCCACTGCTGTATTTCGCCTttgagcagaagaaaaaagtctcaaccCGGCAATGGCGAAATAATTGATCCCAATGTTCCAAACGATTTCAAAACTGATTCCTAGGCATAGTCCGTTTtcgatttcttcatcagtgatgttCTCAATATAATCCTTCTAAAAGGTCACTAAAGGTTAATTCTACTTGCATATTACCTACTTAGGCTCTAATAATGTTTTGGTTTATGTTGTTCAATCCCAAAATGGTAATATAATATCCATATTTCTAGGAGGTCTAatgaatctgttttgaaattgttttgaacatggGGATAAATCAtttcgccatcgccagcttgagacacTTTTCTTCTGCTTAATCACAGCTGACGGGTCTTCTTCACCTGTTGTATTTCACCTTTGAGCTGCCGGAAAAccgcctcctttctcccccccccaccgtccTCAGGGGGGGcgtggcagagaggcgtggccagctgacatcacttccggccgaATTCCAgggttccccaaagcctgaaaactatttcagaggctcctccacagccCAAAGGTTCAAAGAGGCTGCTGTACAGTATGGCTGTTTTTGTTAGGAGCGTCATCACCTCCTAGGATGTCCACAAgagtgtctctctctttctctctctcccccaccttcttcCAGGTGTGAAGACCAGCAGATATGTGAAGTGGTACGCTCCTACTCAAGTGAGTGTCTCAAAAGGGGCAGCCATTAAACATAGTTGTGATCAGAGGGCCGTTCTGCTGCACAATTCCCCACAGGCTCATGCCTCGTGGTTGGTAAAATCCTTCATGGCACTTGGGAGGGAAGGTACAGAAGGCAGAGGTCTCCCGCACAAGCCCACCCAAGACTGGGGAGGGCCCTCCTGGGAAATACTCAGTCACTCATGGACATTTCTATTTTCCTATAGTATCAAAACAGCAGCAGCTGAAGATGCCATGCAACACCCCAAAGAAAAGGTACACGATGGCATGTTGTGGGGAGGTGGAGAGCCAGTGTAGAAGAGCGGTGACATCAggatctgggttcgaatcccagcTGTGttgtgaagcttgctgggtgggtgGGCCTTGGGCCAAGGCATTCTCAgttacctcgcagggctgtttgAAGAACAAAATGAGGCAGGGAGAACTATCCGTGGCCCCTCAGTCGCCTTAGAGGTCAGGGTTGGGGTACAAGCGTCCCTATATGGGCTGTGGTTATAGTGGCTTCTGGCTGCAGCGATAAAAATTaaattcctcctttcccccccttttcatttTAGCAAAAGCAGCAAGCATCGTTCCCTTCCAAGTCATGCCGGTAAGTACTCGGCtaaactgttttaaaataaaagctgcTCAACTGAGCTGATAGTCATGCAGGAGGCTGTCAGGTTTCTCTCACAGTAGCATCAGAAGAAAGAGGGACTTTGGCtgaatcatctgtacaccgcccgtggcgccgcgggcgccacggactaaataaaacagtaaggggttctggggcgggatgtgtccgggatgaggaagggtccggattggacccttcctcatgacagacaaccggagggaccaaacggcaggcgcgaagcgcctgccgattggtccctccgattcccagccccagcaactgcgagccgcgctcagcgcggctcgcagttgctcccggcgaagcgtctctcaccgcgtcaggccggccccaaggaagcccccgccgcaaacacaacacaagactccagccaccgagaagctgcagaaaaaaaaagaaacacccccggaggagcctttcgccgctagcgcgacgagaggcagcagaaaaaaaaacccctgtaggagctccaagccgccgcgccgacgagaggcagcagaaaaaaattaaccctgtaggagcctttcgcagctccaagcagcagaaaaaaaaaaccctgtaggagctccaagccggcacgcccacgagaggcagcagaaaaaaaaaaacctggagcctttcacagctccaagcagcagaaaaaaaaccctgtaggagcctttcgcagatccaagcagcaggaaaaaaaacccctgtaggagctccaagcccacgagagctagcagaaaaaaaaaaccctgcaggagcctttcacagctccaagcagcagaaaaaaaaaccctgtaggagcctttcgcagatccaagcagcagaaaacaaaaccctgaaggagcctttcccagctccaagcagcaggaaaaaaaacccctgtaggagcctttcccagctccacgcagcaggaaaaaaaaaaccctgtaggagcctttcacagctccacgcagcagaaaaaaaaagcacctcctggtctcccctgggtcctagcgcccattgcattcctggttgcaatgggctttcttgctagtagaatcatagagttggaaggggccatacaggccatctagtccaaccccctgctcaacgcaggatcagccctaagcatccaagaaaattgtgtatccaacctttgcttgaagactgccagtgagggggagctccccacctccttaggcagcctattccaggaTCCTGCCTATCGTAATCGCCATTCTTCACTTGCATCCCAGGTCTGTGAAGCAGGAGGTTAACATTTCTCCTTTCACAGATGGTAAACTGAGGCCAGGCGCGGCCGTGATGGACTGAGCGAGATTATTCAGAGTCTGCCTTTCTCGCTTGGGCTGGAAGTGGGTCACCCAGAGGGAGTCGATATAACGGTCAGGAAGGGGACATTCAGCAAGCAGTGCAAGTTCTGCCACCAACTGACTTTCTATCGATTTTGCTTTCAGACCACCGTGCACAGTCCAGGTATCAAAACGCTGGGAAAGGTATGTGTATAATTTTTAACGAGTCTCGGAGGTGCACGAAAAGCGGGAGCTTGTGGCTGTTGGGTGCCCACAGACCAACGAAGGGCTGGAGAACAGGAAAAGCTGCTTCAGTTAGAATTCACACCTGTTCAATGGTGTAGGAACCCGGTCTCATATACCTGCCATTCATTCTGCTTTACCCTCCTCCATATTCATTTACACCCCTGCCTTTCATGCCAATAGGAGCCCAAAGCTCTATTAAGAAGTTGGTTAATGCTTCCTTCAAAGGAAGCTCACGGTTCATCCACCTATAagagtgcctggcccaaggtcatctggtgAGATTCAAGATTGAGTGGGAATTTGAGTGGGAGCCTCCATGTACAACAGCAGTATATCTCAGAGTTCTGGGTGCTGGGACAGACAACAGAAGTAAAGGAGCCCTGGCCTTGTGCTTCACTTTTGAGCTTGCTGGAGTAATTTGGCTGGGCAAGGAGATGCTGTGCTAAATGGACAtttggggttttataccctgagTGCTCCTCTCCGCCCTtatctatcctcacaacaaccctgtggggtaggttaggctggccccaaatcacccagcaaGCGCCTATGGCAGAGGGGGGCAGCTTGTCTGAGGCCACCTGATGAAGTCATGGCAGAGGTGTCATTTGAACCAGCAGCTTCCGGATGGGTGCCTCCACTGTCTGTCACTGCCCTACCCCAGCTGTCATGTGTTAGGTTAACAAAACTGTCTTGTGGGAGGCTCAGGGTGGGCTCTTTGCTGATGTTCTGTTGACCTGTTTTGCTTTGGGAGCTAACGGCAAACTGCTTGTCCTTTCAGAAGCCCCGATGGATCAGGATCCTGCATACGTGTAAGTCCAGAATAGCAGCTGGCTCTGAGGCAGTGCCTTGGGACAACCCCCCCCTCAACCTGCCCCACCTCCTCTCTCCAGCTGGACACCCATGGTGTGTTTTCCTACAATCCTGGCCCCAAAGCCTCCAAATTCTCAGAGAAAGGAAGTGAgacttcaccttccttttcttccagggTTCGTTGCAactgacagcctgtgaggtaggaggggccgagagagttctaaaagaactgctctgtgagaacagctctaagagaactaggactggcccaaggtcacccagctggctgcatgaggaggagtgaggaatccaactCACTTGGAGTTGGATTCCTCACATGAGCAATTCTCATCTTCTGTGTCAATGTCTGGTGTCCGGGAATttaaatctttttctttcttttcttgtttcagTGAACCCATCTCTGTAGATTATTACAACTGCAGAAAATTCTTAAGGCCAGCCAGCGGTAAGCTTGATAAAGAGATATAGTTTAACTAACCTCTATTAAGAAGTTGGTTAATGCTTCCTTCAAAGGAAGCTCACGGTTTATCCACCTATAagagtgcctggcccaaggtcatctcgTGAGATTCAAGgttgagtgggaatttgaactcacGGCTGTCTCATTGCCGTGCAGTAGCTCTCATCTGTTGGTGGCCTTCTGGGGGCATCTGATTGCTCACCAACTGGGAACAAAACACTGGACTAGACTTACTTGATCCAGCTGGGATCTTCTGATGGAGCTTGCCAGGGCTGGAGCCTCCATGTACAACAGCAGTATATCTCAGATTTCTAGGTGCTGGGACAGACAACAGGAGGAAAGGAGCCCTGGCCTTGTGCTTCACTTTTGAGCTTGCTGGAGTAATTTGCCTGGGCAAGgagatgctgtactagatggacttttggggttttataccctgggTGCTCCTCTTCATTTGAGTGTTCTGAACCAGAGTTACAGAAGCTACTGAGTTCCAGAGGCCACATTACtttattattgttcttattatttaaatttatagcccacctttctcctaaGACCATAAAAAATATACAATCCCATAAAACCCTGTAAAACCCCCTAAAACAGCATTAAATCCCAAAGTATGAGCATTACTTACTGACCCAGCCTTGCCTGTGCTAAAACAAATTGGTATATACAGTGCAAACAATCACTATATGTGGTGCAAACCATCCCAGTAACATGTAACAATTTCAGTGTGTCCTCATATCAGATGCATTGCAAACAATCCCGATCATGCATACTGCAGCTGTGTGCACTGTATATAGGGATGGTTTgcgctgttgttgttatgtgcgaagtcgtgtccggcccatcgcgaccccatggacaatgatcctccaggccttcctgtcctctaccattccccggagtccatttaagtttgcacctactgcttcagtgactccatccatccacctcattctctgtcgcccccttcttcttttgccctcaatcgttcccagcattaggctcttctccagggagtccatccttctcatgaggtggccaaagtatttgagcttcatcttcaggatctggccttctaaagagcagtcaggcctgatctcctcaatACAGTTTGCGCTGTATATCACAACAATTTGGTTTTATACAGTTAAGGATAATtgcatttttcccccctctgcttttCCTGTGCCCTCTAGCTCGCAGTACCTTTTGTGGCTTTTTCTGGAGAGGCCCCTCCTCTCTATTTTGCTCCTGAACCAGAGCTAATGGGCTCTCCTCAAGTAATCAGATCGAATTCTCTCTTAGACGTTTCCCCCCCTGCTTTATGTTCCTGGGTAAATGTcaccttctcctctcttccagggGACTCTTTACATTCTTACCAAAACATTGCTGGACCATCAAATGACACCGGGTGCGGTAAGTTCTGTA contains:
- the LAT2 gene encoding linker for activation of T-cells family member 2 isoform X1: MALKVIIIIIFNKNNIPGFADLRVNRLCILLSSFRVVLFSDMFCFLLVLSLAHPFFFFFPFPVGSTQEAKGLNRPRNQCEDQQICEVVRSYSISKQQQLKMPCNTPKKSKSSKHRSLPSHADHRAQSRYQNAGKEAPMDQDPAYVEPISVDYYNCRKFLRPASGDSLHSYQNIAGPSNDTGCGFPEMGIYENSAAVKFWQTSPGSGFLLKNWAQRTQPLPGSQPSMMPFRIS
- the LAT2 gene encoding linker for activation of T-cells family member 2 isoform X2, translated to MALKVIIIIIFNKNNIPGFADLRVNRLCILLSSFRVVLFSDMFCFLLVLSLAHPFFFFFPFPVGSTQEAKGLNRPRNQCEDQQICEVVRSYSISKQQQLKMPCNTPKKSKSSKHRSLPSHADHRAQSRYQNAGKEAPMDQDPAYVEPISVDYYNCRKFLRPASGDSLHSYQNIAGPSNDTGCGFPEMGIYENSAAVKFWQTSPGSESSSDDDEPHYINAGLGCLPKSRFPA
- the LAT2 gene encoding linker for activation of T-cells family member 2 isoform X3, with the protein product MNQVELLWAAVSLMLLGALVSLCMKCQQKGSTQEAKGLNRPRNQCEDQQICEVVRSYSISKQQQLKMPCNTPKKSKSSKHRSLPSHADHRAQSRYQNAGKEAPMDQDPAYVEPISVDYYNCRKFLRPASGDSLHSYQNIAGPSNDTGCGFPEMGIYENSAAVKFWQTSPGSGFLLKNWAQRTQPLPGSQPSMMPFRIS